One genomic window of Polyangium aurulentum includes the following:
- a CDS encoding cytochrome P450: MNDHTDIFASLSTKSFIDREFWHNPYPLFDRARQESPVHWSPTFDAWILTRYADILQVLRSSKISSQRSSYKLAGLPPEERARFSDLERSLGSWLVYMDPPRHTRVRNLVGRAFAEPVVESLRARIGAVVDGLLDRAAQRGEMDLVRDLGSPLPTIVISEMLGATDGDRERFERWSSDISAFVGVGIPDLERTRRAHESWTQMTAQVLRTAEDRRKHPRDDFISALVAQDEAGDSLDENDLVQSCVVLLFAGHETTENMLSTMVLSLLANPDAARRLRENPAQIPQAMEELFRYDSPIQKTSRIARAPLEVGGKRIEDGQRMLLLLGAANRDPDQFPEPDRLDLDRPTPRHMSFGFGAHYCAGAYFARVEGQIALERLLTRFPNLRLAGRSAGELPWKTSLDFRGVTSLPLLL; encoded by the coding sequence ATGAACGACCACACCGATATTTTCGCCTCCCTGTCGACGAAGAGCTTCATCGACAGGGAATTCTGGCACAATCCCTATCCGCTGTTCGACCGCGCGCGGCAGGAGTCGCCCGTTCATTGGAGCCCCACGTTCGACGCGTGGATCCTGACGAGATACGCGGACATCCTGCAGGTTTTACGCAGCTCCAAGATCTCGAGCCAGCGCAGCAGCTACAAGCTCGCCGGCTTGCCGCCGGAGGAGCGGGCGCGGTTCTCCGACCTCGAGCGCTCGCTCGGCTCGTGGCTGGTCTACATGGACCCGCCCCGTCACACGCGGGTCCGCAACCTCGTGGGCCGCGCCTTCGCCGAGCCCGTCGTGGAGTCGTTGCGCGCGCGCATCGGGGCCGTCGTCGACGGGCTGCTCGATCGCGCCGCCCAGCGCGGGGAAATGGACCTCGTGCGCGATCTCGGATCGCCCCTGCCGACCATCGTCATCAGCGAGATGCTCGGCGCGACGGACGGGGACCGCGAGCGCTTCGAGCGCTGGTCGAGCGACATCTCTGCATTCGTCGGCGTGGGCATTCCGGACCTCGAGCGCACGCGCCGCGCCCACGAGAGCTGGACACAGATGACGGCGCAGGTCCTGCGCACGGCAGAGGATCGCCGAAAGCACCCGCGCGACGATTTCATCTCCGCCCTCGTCGCGCAGGACGAGGCGGGCGATAGCCTCGACGAGAACGACCTCGTGCAGTCGTGCGTGGTCCTGCTCTTCGCCGGGCACGAGACGACCGAGAACATGCTCAGCACGATGGTGCTCTCCTTGCTCGCGAATCCGGACGCGGCGCGGCGATTGCGCGAGAACCCGGCGCAGATCCCCCAGGCCATGGAGGAGCTGTTCCGCTACGACAGCCCGATCCAGAAGACCTCACGCATTGCCCGCGCCCCGCTCGAGGTGGGCGGCAAGAGGATCGAGGACGGCCAGCGAATGCTGCTCTTGCTGGGCGCGGCGAACCGGGATCCGGATCAATTCCCCGAGCCCGATCGGCTCGACCTCGACCGCCCGACGCCGCGGCACATGAGCTTCGGATTCGGCGCGCATTATTGCGCGGGCGCCTATTTCGCCCGCGTCGAGGGGCAGATCGCGCTCGAGCGCCTGCTCACCCGCTTCCCCAATCTGCGCCTCGCGGGCCGCTCCGCGGGCGAGCTGCCCTGGAAGACCAGCCTCGATTTCCGAGGGGTCACCTCGCTGCCGCTCCTTCTCTGA
- the pbpC gene encoding penicillin-binding protein 1C: MSRPRKRFFKAALAAAGVVGIVALGTSVLSRGVRAAVGEPSAHLADRWHEGQQITDRKGRLLREVGSEAGERGRPVQLEEMGDRIVVATLVSEDKRFFEHDGVDGLAIVRALAQNVKGVRIVSGASTVTQQLVKLLDAEGQPRKRTVGIKITEAARAQNLEEVVDKRTILEAYMNRLAYGHGLSGPEAAARGYFGVSSRDLSWAQAAWLAVLPRAPSFLDSYTHPERVRLRQRALLDALRDEGMMSDADHARAVAEAVSVRKIERPFHAPHFVDAVLREAKAAGETPRGATRTTLDLALQEDAEGLVRTHLAALAERGAQNAAVIVVDNASGEVLAWVGSGSYWDESIAGQVDMVRSRRQPGSTLKPFVYALAFGAGHTPADALADVPTRFSESGGTYAPGNFDGTFEGPISAREALAGSLNVPAVRLAAELREGQLLETLRALGMESLDKDARHYGLSLALGTGEVTLRELAEGYVALARGGERIPLKIAVNDASALGRPASGTRVLDAGVAALVTESLSDPLARVRGLHGRGPFDLGYPVAVKTGTSSGHRDTWCVGYTHERTVAVWVGNADGAPTRELTGASGAGPLFADVMRRAMEEVTTRAPLWEPGSLETAEVCPFSGKLPGPACADHASRHFVTGHGPKETCDMHVRASRSPDARPGEAPFRCDREGSRAIVVLPAAFDGWLASQPAGAPGRDAFGMPWFARSQVPGCGEAAAEAIGLRIDSPAAGSVFVYAPEGAGEQAITLEASLAASAEAARQVEAVEFVIDGEVVGRSRFPYRTTWAVARGDHELLVRPADPRLGVRTSSTRFSVR, translated from the coding sequence ATGAGCCGCCCGCGCAAACGGTTTTTCAAGGCCGCCCTCGCGGCGGCCGGCGTGGTCGGGATCGTCGCGCTCGGCACGTCGGTCCTGTCGCGCGGTGTGCGGGCCGCGGTGGGCGAGCCGTCGGCGCACCTCGCGGATCGCTGGCACGAGGGGCAGCAGATCACCGATCGCAAGGGGCGGCTCTTGCGCGAGGTCGGCTCGGAGGCGGGGGAGCGTGGCCGGCCCGTGCAGCTCGAGGAAATGGGCGACAGGATCGTCGTCGCCACGCTGGTGAGCGAGGACAAACGGTTCTTCGAGCACGACGGCGTGGACGGGCTCGCGATCGTCCGGGCGCTCGCGCAGAACGTGAAGGGCGTGCGGATCGTCTCGGGCGCGAGCACGGTGACCCAGCAGCTCGTCAAATTGCTCGACGCCGAGGGGCAGCCGCGCAAACGAACGGTGGGCATCAAGATCACCGAGGCGGCGCGCGCGCAGAACCTCGAAGAGGTGGTCGACAAGCGGACGATCCTCGAAGCGTACATGAACCGGCTCGCCTATGGACACGGCCTGTCGGGGCCCGAGGCGGCGGCGCGCGGGTATTTCGGCGTCTCGTCGCGCGACCTGAGCTGGGCCCAGGCCGCGTGGCTCGCGGTGCTGCCGCGCGCCCCTTCGTTCCTCGATTCGTACACGCACCCCGAGCGCGTGCGCCTGCGGCAACGGGCGCTGCTCGACGCGCTCCGGGACGAGGGAATGATGAGCGACGCGGACCACGCGCGCGCGGTGGCCGAGGCCGTGTCGGTGCGCAAGATCGAGCGGCCGTTCCACGCGCCGCATTTCGTGGATGCGGTCCTGCGCGAGGCGAAAGCCGCGGGGGAGACGCCGCGCGGCGCGACGCGGACCACGCTCGACCTCGCGCTGCAGGAAGATGCAGAGGGGCTCGTGCGCACGCACCTCGCGGCGCTCGCCGAGCGCGGGGCGCAGAATGCGGCCGTGATCGTGGTCGACAACGCGAGCGGCGAGGTGCTCGCGTGGGTGGGCAGCGGGTCGTACTGGGACGAATCCATCGCGGGCCAGGTGGACATGGTGCGGTCGCGGCGGCAGCCGGGATCGACGCTCAAGCCATTCGTGTATGCGCTCGCCTTCGGCGCGGGGCATACGCCGGCCGACGCGCTCGCGGACGTGCCGACGCGCTTCTCGGAGTCGGGCGGAACGTACGCGCCGGGCAATTTCGACGGCACGTTCGAGGGGCCGATCAGCGCGCGCGAGGCCCTCGCAGGGAGCCTGAACGTGCCGGCGGTGCGGCTCGCCGCGGAGCTGCGCGAGGGGCAATTGCTCGAGACCTTGCGCGCGCTCGGCATGGAGAGCCTCGACAAGGACGCGCGACATTACGGACTTTCGCTCGCGCTCGGCACCGGAGAGGTCACCTTGCGCGAGCTGGCCGAGGGGTACGTGGCCCTCGCGCGCGGCGGGGAGCGAATCCCGCTGAAGATTGCGGTGAACGACGCCTCCGCGCTCGGCCGGCCCGCTTCGGGGACGCGCGTGCTCGACGCGGGCGTGGCGGCGCTCGTGACCGAGTCGCTCTCGGATCCGCTGGCGCGCGTGCGCGGGCTGCACGGGCGAGGGCCGTTCGATCTCGGATACCCGGTGGCCGTGAAGACGGGCACCAGCTCGGGGCACCGCGATACGTGGTGCGTCGGATACACGCACGAGCGAACCGTGGCGGTGTGGGTCGGCAACGCGGACGGCGCGCCCACGCGCGAGCTGACGGGCGCGAGCGGCGCCGGTCCGCTCTTCGCGGACGTGATGCGCCGGGCCATGGAAGAGGTCACGACGCGGGCGCCGCTATGGGAGCCGGGTTCCCTCGAAACGGCCGAGGTTTGCCCATTCTCGGGCAAGCTGCCTGGCCCCGCGTGCGCCGATCACGCGAGCCGCCATTTCGTGACGGGGCACGGGCCCAAGGAGACGTGCGACATGCACGTGCGCGCGAGCCGATCGCCCGACGCGCGCCCTGGCGAGGCGCCGTTTCGCTGCGATCGGGAGGGATCGCGGGCGATCGTGGTGCTGCCCGCGGCCTTCGACGGCTGGCTCGCTTCCCAGCCCGCAGGCGCGCCGGGGCGCGATGCGTTCGGGATGCCGTGGTTCGCCCGTTCGCAGGTGCCTGGATGCGGCGAGGCGGCGGCGGAGGCGATCGGCCTGCGGATCGACAGCCCGGCGGCGGGGAGCGTTTTCGTCTACGCCCCCGAAGGCGCGGGAGAGCAGGCGATCACGCTCGAGGCTTCGCTCGCTGCAAGTGCAGAGGCCGCGCGCCAGGTCGAGGCGGTGGAGTTCGTGATCGACGGCGAGGTGGTGGGCCGCTCTCGCTTTCCTTACCGAACGACCTGGGCCGTTGCGCGGGGAGATCACGAGCTGCTGGTGCGTCCCGCCGATCCGCGGCTCGGGGTGCGCACGTCCTCGACGCGGTTCAGCGTGCGCTAG
- a CDS encoding AAA family ATPase, with product MITRIEIDGFKSLRAFSLDLEPLTAIVGPNGAGKSNLFDALALLSRVAEVSLLTAFKGGRGRIRDQFSRTLDGVERTVRISVELLLSRSGPHGKELGQTRVRHELEVERTIERAGLEGLAVVRERIVPIRKEEDAWIARHPQFLHLARYDVPLLRAEMESPEGQDRAVRIDSGDGGPSLWVDIARDRSLLSLPYALVTPLVEAVSQNLRSFRLLHLEPQKLRQPSDRAAGTALSADGGNLPTVLASLGPEVRMLIRRDVETLVPGFRGFEISPFEDELRLEAEFMDGKRLPARLLSDGTLRLLALFTLLRSCRPGALVAIEEPENGVYPGRVRALMDVLLAATAPAGGLVPQILLSTHSPAIIEALRDRPGSLVFADLMRGRDGMRSTRMRHVLSDGEVESAVPSVSSTEMTRLLDSARPWDELMEE from the coding sequence ATGATCACCCGGATCGAGATCGACGGATTCAAATCGCTGCGCGCCTTCTCGCTCGATCTCGAGCCGCTGACGGCGATCGTCGGGCCGAATGGAGCGGGCAAGTCGAACCTCTTCGACGCGCTCGCCCTGCTGTCGCGGGTGGCCGAGGTGAGCCTGTTGACGGCGTTCAAGGGCGGGCGCGGGCGCATCCGCGATCAGTTCTCGCGCACGCTCGATGGCGTCGAGCGGACCGTGCGAATCTCGGTCGAGCTATTGCTGTCGAGATCAGGGCCGCACGGCAAGGAGCTGGGGCAGACGCGCGTCCGCCACGAGCTCGAAGTGGAGCGGACGATCGAGCGCGCCGGGCTCGAGGGCCTCGCGGTCGTGCGCGAGCGGATCGTGCCGATCCGCAAGGAGGAGGACGCGTGGATCGCGCGGCACCCGCAGTTTCTGCACCTCGCGCGCTACGACGTGCCGCTGTTGCGCGCGGAGATGGAGAGCCCCGAGGGCCAGGATCGCGCGGTGCGCATCGATTCGGGCGACGGCGGCCCGAGCTTGTGGGTGGACATCGCGCGCGACAGGAGCCTCCTGTCGTTGCCGTACGCGCTGGTCACGCCGCTCGTGGAGGCGGTGAGCCAGAACCTGCGGAGCTTTCGGCTCCTGCACCTCGAGCCGCAGAAGCTCCGGCAGCCGAGCGACAGGGCCGCGGGGACGGCATTGTCGGCGGACGGGGGGAACCTGCCGACGGTGCTCGCGTCGCTCGGGCCCGAGGTGCGAATGCTGATCCGGCGCGACGTGGAGACGCTGGTGCCGGGATTCCGTGGATTCGAGATCTCGCCCTTCGAGGACGAGCTGCGCCTCGAGGCCGAATTCATGGACGGCAAGCGCCTGCCTGCGCGCCTGCTCTCGGACGGTACGCTCCGGCTCCTGGCGCTCTTCACCCTTTTGCGCTCGTGCCGCCCGGGTGCGCTCGTGGCCATCGAGGAGCCGGAAAACGGGGTTTACCCGGGGAGGGTGCGGGCGCTGATGGACGTCTTGCTCGCGGCGACGGCGCCCGCAGGGGGGCTCGTGCCGCAGATCCTGCTCTCGACGCACTCGCCGGCCATCATCGAGGCCCTGCGCGATCGGCCTGGCTCGCTCGTCTTCGCGGATCTGATGCGGGGGCGGGATGGAATGCGCTCGACGCGCATGCGTCACGTGCTCTCCGACGGCGAGGTCGAGAGCGCGGTGCCGAGCGTCTCGTCGACGGAGATGACCAGGCTCCTCGATTCGGCGAGGCCCTGGGACGAGCTGATGGAGGAGTGA
- a CDS encoding alpha-2-macroglobulin family protein has translation MSRTRPLWLLPAILVASSFCFVCGGTPPVSSQSTPAQPPPPILIERALPESTGPLVFPPPIDRHERLPMSRWDDDARPSAELGVARPHLDSGRVFSFHGTSFSIAFNQPVERPKPAAGKKDPTPAAPGTISITPSVEGEARWIDDRTLEFVAKRPFDTETTYAVEVSAIKTPGGSAMKEPWKATFTATPGVTIAGKELSYLPVGGKPRVIAMHPGDDSEIGARETFAVLYDQPIALPLARTLVTLVDASTDKPIPAVFDHPKGPTFQGVAVDPRFVVLVRPAAPLKSGTKVRLAAQSRGAGTHDADTRTHEAQVADALAFQDVSCDYVWEDHGRQSQCSFDGSTLSTAGREVRIRFNHAIATPEDKLAGKVRVTPAPRNLGVRNERWSNEIVISGAFEPSKTYDVTVEGVADEHDSRLAKAVRFRVETASVPASATMADGNLWLDPETTRRFAVTTRNVSEAVILAWPVPAGDRAAMELALRRARNRELPPEDAPVRIAIPIKGEQDKLVTTHVDLSAKLSAGTSYLATLRADKLAHRAKLATFPRGSEAAKPLVALLRPGDAQSLAVHTRATPNATIVHVARIGSGEPVANALVRLAGDENAQAVSTDASGVALLPFDLRTTDRPFLDVRAGGAELALPLGDESLSERQLFPDLAAHDDEAGAAGRRAFVITDRGIYRPGSKVFVKATLRRPDGARLVPVEKEAVKVHLVGPTGDDVFAQTLQTNDMGSVAATVALPAEAKIGRHQILLEKPEGEGAPLARAMVQVAEFEPPRFVVDVHASADAKNSLRAEVHGKYLFGAPMDGAQASWTVRRETAPFPEGPLTAAGLVFRRAPRWYDDDEQPWSRAGEGTLSEHGKMVVSTALEVKPELGPQRFVLEADVTDASHRHVAGRASAMVNPAKRYAGLRLGGSWFGVGDKVPVDLGVIDAEGKPVEGASVVARLERVEWSYTRRRGAGGSLEWDWSSKRVEAGRCSVTSARQPARCTLDVTRSGSYEVTAEVDGRRGGTSSLWAYGSEGEALPAAPDRPHTVELASDKPRYAPGETAKILVRSPYPEATLVTTVEQGELLEKRSMRVKAGATVIDVPLRAEHAPYVHATVTLLPIGAKGRAVADYKIGAVRLPVSTSGARLEIAARSDKPSYGPGEEAEVAVELKDGGNPEADAEIALAIVDEGVLRLTDFHPVDPVTALRPGRGLSFRVRDSRSELGELFERSHVPGDGGGAGLATITEARKNFVETALFRPDLRTDGNGRASVRFKLPDNLTTFRIMAVAVDREGKGANTEASFLVQKPVMLVPVVPRFALTGDRFEAAAMLHNQTDKPLAATVKLGAKSQSVSVPAGGHTRVGFGLEPSAKGTLPLLFSAFDGGGRKLDEVEAKLPVEAPGIDERPRLDGAFVGAREIALEIPETVLDRGAPEVVVQIGEHLWPELGARLEYLLGYPHGCVEQTTSSTLPLIAARTILPRIGLSKMSDAELTRRIDAGLKRLATMRTDSGGLAYWPGDREPNVYGTAYAIRAVLLAKGAGVEAPAGMLEGMTRYLGDTMLASGTEPEVSAAIAQSLAEAGALEPSAADALFDKREAQSVFGTASLAMALGMLPGQEDRVAGLLDKLEKSFDEKGELSVAPKGDDFYYYGSPERSRAQAAIALARLRRSSKILPALLRHIANDTEGYTTQATAYSLLALAEHLSTSIGDRAPARVRLDGQEIAAAKDLGFGSREFRIPVASLRGKKAKLVLEGGSNRSVGYAIASSWQRAPTAKDAPVASRAANGPSVYRVYSDPRGGAVDLSKVHAGDLLRVALYIRLPELDSDRMGYVAVTDRLPAGFEPVQPDLSTVASAPQIESHHPFANALRYSSSEASHIEMRDDRVNVYFDRVWGDAVSVTYLVRATTPGHFALPAATGELMYEPDGFGWSDAGEVTIQ, from the coding sequence ATGTCCCGAACGCGCCCGCTCTGGTTACTGCCCGCGATCCTGGTGGCGTCCTCGTTCTGCTTCGTCTGCGGCGGCACCCCACCCGTCTCCTCCCAGAGCACCCCCGCCCAGCCGCCTCCGCCGATCCTCATCGAGCGCGCCCTCCCCGAAAGCACGGGCCCGCTCGTCTTCCCGCCCCCGATCGATCGCCACGAGCGCCTGCCCATGAGCCGCTGGGACGACGACGCTCGCCCGTCGGCCGAGCTCGGCGTCGCGAGGCCCCACCTCGACAGCGGCCGCGTGTTTTCCTTTCACGGCACCTCGTTCAGCATCGCCTTCAACCAGCCCGTCGAGCGCCCCAAGCCCGCGGCCGGCAAGAAAGACCCGACGCCCGCCGCGCCCGGCACCATTTCGATCACCCCGAGCGTCGAGGGCGAGGCGCGCTGGATCGACGACCGCACGCTCGAGTTCGTCGCAAAGCGACCCTTCGACACCGAGACGACCTACGCGGTGGAGGTCTCCGCGATCAAGACGCCCGGGGGCTCGGCGATGAAAGAGCCCTGGAAGGCGACGTTCACCGCGACGCCGGGCGTGACCATCGCCGGCAAGGAGCTGAGCTATCTGCCCGTCGGCGGAAAGCCGCGCGTGATTGCAATGCACCCCGGCGACGATTCCGAGATTGGCGCGCGCGAGACGTTCGCGGTCCTCTATGACCAGCCCATTGCGCTGCCGCTCGCCCGCACGCTCGTCACGCTCGTGGACGCGTCCACCGACAAGCCCATCCCCGCCGTCTTCGATCACCCGAAGGGGCCGACCTTCCAGGGCGTCGCCGTGGATCCCCGATTCGTGGTCCTCGTCCGTCCGGCCGCGCCCTTGAAATCCGGCACGAAGGTGCGGCTCGCCGCGCAGAGTCGAGGGGCGGGCACGCACGACGCGGACACCCGCACGCACGAGGCCCAGGTCGCCGACGCGCTCGCGTTCCAGGACGTCTCCTGCGATTACGTGTGGGAGGATCACGGCCGGCAGAGCCAGTGCTCTTTCGACGGCAGCACGCTCTCCACCGCGGGGCGCGAGGTGCGCATCCGCTTCAATCACGCGATCGCGACGCCCGAGGACAAGCTCGCCGGGAAGGTGCGCGTGACGCCGGCCCCGAGAAACCTCGGCGTGCGCAACGAGCGCTGGAGCAACGAGATCGTGATCTCGGGCGCGTTCGAGCCCTCGAAGACCTACGACGTCACCGTCGAGGGCGTCGCCGACGAGCACGACAGCCGGCTCGCAAAGGCGGTCCGCTTCCGCGTCGAGACAGCGTCGGTGCCCGCGAGCGCGACCATGGCCGACGGCAATCTCTGGCTCGATCCGGAGACGACGCGCCGCTTTGCGGTGACCACGCGCAACGTCTCCGAGGCCGTGATCCTCGCCTGGCCCGTGCCCGCGGGCGACCGGGCCGCGATGGAGCTCGCCCTGCGCCGCGCCCGCAATCGCGAGCTGCCGCCCGAGGACGCGCCCGTTCGCATTGCGATCCCGATCAAGGGGGAGCAGGACAAGCTCGTCACCACGCACGTCGATCTGTCGGCGAAGCTGTCCGCGGGCACGAGCTACCTCGCCACCCTGCGGGCCGACAAGCTCGCCCACCGCGCGAAGCTCGCCACGTTCCCGCGGGGCAGCGAGGCCGCGAAGCCGCTCGTCGCGCTGCTGCGCCCGGGGGACGCGCAATCGCTCGCCGTGCACACGCGCGCGACGCCGAATGCGACGATCGTGCACGTGGCGCGCATCGGCAGCGGCGAGCCGGTGGCGAACGCGCTCGTGCGCCTCGCGGGCGACGAGAATGCCCAGGCCGTGAGCACCGACGCGTCCGGCGTCGCGCTCCTTCCCTTCGATCTGCGCACGACCGACCGACCGTTCCTCGACGTGCGCGCCGGAGGCGCCGAGCTCGCCCTGCCCCTCGGCGACGAGAGTTTGTCGGAGCGGCAGCTCTTCCCCGACCTCGCCGCGCACGACGACGAGGCTGGCGCTGCCGGGCGCCGCGCATTCGTGATCACCGACCGTGGCATTTACCGGCCCGGCTCGAAGGTGTTCGTCAAAGCCACGCTCCGCCGCCCCGACGGCGCGCGCCTCGTGCCCGTTGAAAAGGAGGCCGTGAAGGTGCACCTGGTGGGGCCGACGGGCGACGACGTCTTCGCCCAGACGCTCCAGACCAACGACATGGGCAGCGTCGCGGCGACGGTCGCGCTGCCGGCGGAGGCGAAGATCGGGCGGCATCAGATCCTGCTCGAAAAGCCCGAGGGGGAAGGGGCGCCGCTCGCGCGCGCCATGGTGCAGGTGGCCGAGTTCGAGCCGCCGCGGTTCGTCGTCGACGTCCATGCGTCCGCGGACGCGAAGAACAGCCTGCGCGCCGAGGTGCACGGAAAATACCTTTTCGGCGCGCCGATGGATGGCGCCCAGGCTTCCTGGACCGTGCGCCGCGAGACGGCGCCGTTTCCCGAGGGGCCGCTCACGGCCGCGGGCCTCGTCTTCCGCCGCGCGCCGCGCTGGTACGACGACGACGAGCAGCCCTGGAGCCGCGCGGGCGAGGGGACGCTCAGCGAGCACGGCAAGATGGTCGTCTCGACCGCGCTCGAGGTGAAGCCCGAGCTGGGGCCGCAGCGGTTCGTCCTGGAGGCCGACGTCACCGACGCCTCGCACCGACACGTGGCGGGGCGCGCGAGCGCAATGGTCAATCCTGCCAAACGCTACGCGGGCCTGCGCCTCGGCGGGAGCTGGTTTGGCGTGGGCGACAAGGTGCCCGTCGACCTCGGGGTGATCGACGCGGAGGGCAAGCCCGTGGAGGGCGCCTCCGTCGTGGCCAGGCTCGAGCGCGTGGAGTGGAGCTACACGCGCCGCCGGGGCGCGGGCGGATCGCTCGAATGGGACTGGAGCTCGAAGCGCGTCGAGGCGGGCCGATGCTCGGTCACGAGCGCGCGACAGCCCGCGCGCTGCACGCTCGACGTGACGCGGTCGGGCAGCTACGAGGTCACCGCGGAGGTCGACGGGCGGCGCGGCGGCACGTCGAGCCTGTGGGCCTATGGATCCGAGGGCGAGGCGCTCCCCGCCGCGCCCGATCGGCCCCACACGGTGGAGCTGGCGTCGGACAAACCGCGCTATGCGCCCGGCGAGACGGCGAAGATCCTGGTGCGCAGCCCTTATCCCGAGGCGACGCTGGTCACGACCGTGGAGCAAGGCGAGCTGCTCGAGAAGCGCTCGATGCGCGTGAAGGCCGGGGCCACGGTGATCGACGTGCCCCTGCGCGCGGAGCACGCGCCGTACGTGCACGCGACCGTGACGCTCTTGCCGATCGGCGCGAAGGGGCGCGCGGTCGCCGATTACAAGATCGGCGCGGTGAGATTGCCGGTCTCGACCTCGGGGGCGCGGCTCGAGATCGCGGCGCGGAGCGACAAACCGAGCTACGGACCGGGCGAGGAGGCCGAGGTCGCCGTCGAGCTGAAGGACGGCGGAAACCCCGAAGCGGACGCGGAGATCGCGCTCGCGATCGTCGACGAGGGTGTCCTGCGCCTGACCGATTTCCACCCGGTCGACCCGGTGACGGCCTTGCGGCCGGGGCGGGGGCTGTCGTTCCGGGTGCGCGATAGCCGCAGCGAGCTGGGCGAGCTGTTCGAGCGCAGCCACGTGCCGGGCGACGGCGGCGGGGCGGGGCTCGCGACGATCACCGAGGCGCGCAAGAACTTCGTGGAGACGGCGCTCTTCCGGCCCGATCTGCGCACCGACGGAAATGGCCGCGCCAGCGTGCGCTTCAAGCTGCCCGATAACCTGACGACGTTCCGGATCATGGCCGTCGCCGTGGACCGCGAGGGCAAGGGCGCGAATACGGAGGCGAGCTTCCTCGTGCAGAAGCCGGTGATGCTGGTGCCGGTCGTGCCGCGCTTCGCGCTCACCGGCGACCGCTTCGAGGCCGCGGCGATGCTCCACAACCAGACGGACAAACCGCTGGCGGCGACCGTGAAGCTCGGGGCGAAGTCGCAATCGGTGAGCGTGCCGGCCGGCGGGCACACGCGCGTGGGCTTCGGGCTGGAGCCGAGCGCGAAGGGGACCTTGCCGCTCCTGTTCTCGGCCTTCGATGGCGGCGGGCGCAAGCTCGACGAGGTGGAGGCGAAGCTGCCGGTCGAGGCGCCGGGGATCGACGAGCGGCCGCGGCTCGACGGCGCGTTCGTGGGGGCGCGCGAGATTGCGCTCGAGATCCCCGAGACCGTGCTCGATCGGGGCGCGCCGGAGGTGGTCGTGCAGATCGGCGAGCACCTCTGGCCCGAGCTCGGCGCGCGGCTCGAATACTTGCTCGGCTATCCGCACGGGTGCGTGGAGCAGACGACGTCGAGCACGCTGCCCCTCATCGCGGCGCGCACCATCCTGCCCCGGATTGGTTTGTCGAAGATGAGCGACGCCGAGCTGACCCGCCGCATCGACGCGGGCCTGAAGCGCCTCGCGACCATGCGGACCGACAGCGGCGGGCTCGCGTACTGGCCGGGTGACAGGGAGCCGAACGTCTACGGGACGGCCTATGCGATCCGCGCGGTTCTTTTGGCCAAGGGGGCGGGCGTGGAAGCGCCGGCCGGGATGCTGGAGGGAATGACGAGGTATCTCGGCGACACGATGCTCGCGAGCGGCACCGAGCCCGAGGTCTCCGCGGCGATCGCGCAGAGCCTCGCCGAGGCGGGGGCGCTCGAGCCGAGCGCGGCGGACGCGCTCTTCGACAAGCGGGAGGCGCAGAGCGTGTTCGGCACCGCGAGCCTCGCAATGGCGCTGGGCATGCTGCCGGGGCAGGAGGACCGCGTCGCGGGGCTGCTCGACAAGCTCGAAAAGAGCTTCGACGAAAAGGGCGAGCTGAGCGTCGCGCCGAAGGGCGATGATTTCTACTATTACGGCTCCCCCGAGCGCTCGCGCGCGCAGGCGGCCATCGCGCTCGCGCGCCTGCGTCGCTCGTCGAAGATCCTGCCGGCCTTGCTCCGGCACATCGCGAACGACACGGAGGGCTACACGACGCAGGCGACGGCGTATTCGCTGCTCGCGCTCGCGGAGCACCTGTCCACGTCGATCGGCGACAGGGCCCCGGCGCGCGTGCGGCTCGATGGGCAGGAGATCGCGGCGGCGAAGGATCTCGGCTTCGGCAGCCGCGAGTTTCGCATTCCGGTGGCGAGCCTCCGCGGCAAGAAGGCGAAGCTCGTGCTCGAGGGCGGCAGCAATCGCTCGGTGGGGTATGCGATCGCGTCCTCGTGGCAGCGCGCGCCGACGGCGAAGGACGCGCCCGTCGCGAGCCGCGCCGCGAACGGGCCCTCGGTTTACCGCGTCTACAGCGACCCGCGGGGCGGCGCGGTGGATCTCTCCAAGGTGCACGCGGGCGATCTGCTCCGCGTGGCGCTCTACATCCGCCTGCCCGAGCTCGACTCCGATCGGATGGGCTACGTGGCCGTCACCGACCGGCTGCCCGCGGGCTTCGAGCCCGTGCAGCCGGACCTCTCGACGGTGGCGAGCGCGCCGCAGATCGAATCGCACCACCCGTTCGCGAATGCGCTGCGGTACTCGTCCTCCGAGGCGAGCCACATCGAGATGCGCGATGACCGGGTGAACGTGTACTTCGACCGGGTGTGGGGCGACGCGGTCTCCGTGACGTACCTCGTCCGCGCGACGACGCCCGGGCATTTCGCGCTGCCCGCGGCGACGGGGGAGCTGATGTACGAGCCCGACGGGTTCGGCTGGAGCGACGCCGGGGAGGTGACGATCCAATGA